GATTTAAtcagatcttattcatacttgtgttTGTCTTATTCTGCtaattcttctctttttcttgtcggatttctcggtatcgtacttttacggtatgttcttgttactttgtatacTCTTATTTTCGATTtgaaactcattgtaacctcgaattttcattaataaaaaGGTTCATTTTGCGAAATGAAACAGGAGAGGCTGTGCAAGCTAAAGTTGGGTCCATAAGAGCCGTCATTGCAGAAGAAGCAGAGGCTTTGAGTTTGCTGGAAGCAGCTTGTTGGGCTAAGAGTATGGAGGTAAGAAATTTTTGTGTGGAAGGTGATTGTCAAAGGTTAATTCTCTATGCTCAGAACAAGTCCagcaacatttttttttcttttttttgaggaATTAGGCGATAGTTGCAGAAGCAGTGAGGATTCTTCGGTCGTGCAACAACTTTTTGGGTTTTGTTTTAAAAACATGAGATGCAATGAAGTAGCTGATACTTTGGCAAAAGAGGTGCGTACAAGTGAGATGCATAAGCAAATCTGGTTGCAGATGCCTGATTTCATTTCTAACTTTTTACtttcggattttttttttttcaaattctgtTATGAACTGTAGTCCAGTAAATGAGGTCAATAGTATGTTGGTAGAAGCTAATATCTCAGTACAATGGGATAAGGATAACCAACATACCAGATGATCCTATATAATTTCTGTGTTCTTTTCAATCTACGTaactttcaaaaacaaaaaaaaacatagaaaAACTGTAAATAGATCTCCATTTTTGGAAAAGAGACTatcattttttttccaattagGTTTCTTCTCCgaaaatgaaaataatttttttttccttttaatatttctaCTTTCTcgttaaaaggaaaataaaatagttggaaacaataaaataataattgGAAACAATGTTTTCTTTTGTGATCACCATCTAATGTACCATGAGATCGGGACATCCCAACTTCTAcattaaaaaagagaaaaaaataataaggaagatTTTGATTGGAGATTTCCCATGTAGTTCCAAACAGCCGAGAGATTAATACTGTTGCACGATTTCCTCGTTTGATTGTTCAGTCTTCTATCACTATACTACAGTAATCAATAGTATGTTATGAGTCCCAATCAGTATTTGTGGAGTGAAGATGATGTTGGAATATTGATGTGCGATGTTTTATTAACCCGAATGATCTTCCTGGTTTTATACGAGAAAATTAGCTGGAATAAAACGTGAGAACGAGTATATGGTTGGAAAATAACTAACTCTTCAAACTATATGCCCCATATTTGACGAGCTCGAATTCACCATATGTGGATGACCAATGTGAAAAATGGCTGCAAGAGGGTTATCAAACTTTATACGATTGAAGGGTGGCTTTTGCTTACTACTAGTGAGTTGGTAACCCCTTCTGTAGAATTTTGGTAACCTCTATGGCAGCCTTGAATCCTTGATGTTACCGATGTTCAATCATGTAACTTGACCGGTGATGTGAACTGCAGCCTAGGTTTGAATCAGTAAGTCAAAAACATTTGGGACACATAAGGCATCAAATCAGGTCAATAATGCTAAAAGAATCTCAACAAGTATCATGGTGATCACTAAATCCATAAAAGATTGATTTCAGTTTGACAAATTCGACTCGTTTCTTAAACATTGAGGCGGCATCCAGTTAGAAAAATGGTACACGTTCTTCTCGAATGGTTTGACAGCTGACGCCATCTCAAATCTCAGTAGTGAACAGATTCTAAGGCTCAGTAAGAGTGAAACTCAAAGTAAAACCCTTTTTGATCACCACGAACAAATAGCTAAAAAAGGAGATGAAGCAAACCATTTGACTGATGATTTATTTCGAAAGCAACTATAAGAGGGACATCACATAAGCATCAACAACAGATTAAGACATAAATCGCTTAAAGAAAGACCAACAATTTGTATTACTTGTCATTGATAACCTAAGCACGAGCATTGTAGTAATAATTTAAAAGAAAACCTAAAtaagaaaacatgaaaagataGCTATACCCAAGGGATTGATTGATTAATTAAATAGCAGGTGAAGATCTCAACCTAGAAGAAGTTCTGACTTTTTTGGCTGGAGGAGATGGAGTGACCATGGACTTGTTTTTACTGTTCTTCTTACTGGCATCACTGGGAACATCATTTGCTTTGGATTTCGATCTCAATACCCGCTTCTTTGACAAGTCTTGGACCTTTTTACTGGGACTAGCAACAATGGCTGGAGTAGTCtcttcttctactgcttctttCCCAGGGGAAATTTGACGAGCATTTCGCGTGCGGGAAGATATAGTACGACCTCCTTTAGTAATACTCTGATTCTTCTTAGTATTTGGTGATGATCGATCAGGACTTGGTGATGATTGGATCGGATTTGGTGATGATTCAGATTCGGAAGAAGCAACCCTATCAAAATCATCTACAAGCTTTCTAGCTCTCTTCGGCTTGCTTTCACCTCCAAAAAGACGGCGAGTACTTGATCTGTTGATTTCAGAAACATCAACTGGATCTGATGATTTGTTGACGTGATTCACAtcatattcttcatcatcatcgagAAGAAGAGCAAGTCTTCGACGACGCTTTGTTGCAgcaggagcaggtggtggtgaagGGGAAGGGGAAGCAGATGAGGGAGATGATGAGTGATGTAGATCAGAGACGCGAACTGGAGTAGTCTTCTTAGAATCAGAGTTTTCGAGACTTTTCTTAATCGCCAAGAGTTTCTTCTTTTGTTGAGATCTGAGTTTCTTGACATTTCCTTCAATCTTTCCTTGAAGTTTCAGACGATTGAAACTAAGACCACCCATAGACCAGTGTGCTTCATGAGCCCAGGATAATAATGGATCCATTACTCCTAATGGTGGATCTACTCTAGCCTTGGTGTAGATATCTTCTTCTGCTGCTGATCTATTCATCAACATCATTCTTGGTCTTGGTAAGCTGCTTCCATAGAACTTTCCTGGACCTAATGCTACCACCATTTTTTATTTCAGAGAGGAACAAAAAGAAAATTGGGGAAATTTTTAGGGGAAATGAAGATTGGAAGAAATTGATCTTCAATTGACGATCTAAAGCTAAATAAATTAATTGCAGTGAAGAAATCACAGAAAGGTTGTTGTCTCTCTGAATAACGCCGCCCCCTTCTTATATTGAGTTAGGGAATCTTAGATTCAGCGGGAAATATCTTTAGGCGCCAAGATTTTGGCGGTAAAATCAAAAAAGACCGCCAAGATTATGGCGGGAGATGCTCACATGGGCCAGTTGTCTGCCACTTTGTCATGGAACACTTTGCGATTCTTTTACACCCCATTCCGAACACATTGACTATTTAGCTAAACCCCCTCTTGGAGTTGTTCAAACTAAAGAACACCCCCTGATAAGTGAGAAACAAAAATGGTTCGTTAAACTTCTTGTTAGTTCGATGGCAGGTAGTAAATGATGGACTCTAGAGGTCAACGGTGTGTATCCATTCACAAAGGGCACAGAGCCAGTTAGCAACTCTACTGCTATTGGCAATTGAAGATTCtgcaaattgttttttttttttttttttatttttaagcattatTGGtggatggggggggggggggggggggggggttaaaGGCTCCGATACTGCCCATGAAAATCCAAGTTCGATCAGCCAAATTTTTTATTATACACTCAATAATTCTTAGACTTGATTGCAGCACCTAATTAACCAGGATAACAAATACTATGTTCGACTCCGAACTTGTTCACAAGTTTCGGAGGTGTCGTTTTTTAATATATAACTACAGTTACTACACAAATAACAGACCTCAAATTAAAAGGAGTATTAACATATCTAGTTTTTATTAATGATGCcagccttcgaggctggtctggaCAATGGATGAAACAGAAGTGTCAGACGGTCCTTCCTATCTAACTTCTTTTTTCTCCTGTTCTTTCAAGTCCCTCTTTTTCAGGCCTTCTTTTGCTTACTTGGAGGAGGTGGGAAAATAGCTCGGAACACCCAGGCGGCTAGAATAGCCCCAACAAAAGGGCAAATCCAGTAAACATAGAACTGCTCCCATGTGTTGTGGTTGTTCCTAATGTATGCCCAGCCAAAGGCCTGCAAAATTGAAGCTGAACGTTAAGCTACTTAAAATGCAACACTACATCATAGATTGGTTAACTCTCATGAAACAAGAACAAACATCATAAATTGTTCGCTTATGTTCTTGGCTTCTTCTCGCACTATCAAATTGCACGATGTAACCTGATCATCCCCAACCTTTGTAATTTAGCATATCAACTATACAGTTTGTTGAATAAACCGCATTTCAACTATGAAATTATGCAGTAATAGGCTTTTTTCTATAAGTTGTACTTGTATCATTTTTTTCTAAAGTAAGTTACTCGTACAAAGGTATATAGAAATGATATGGAGTTAAGGGCAAGCCTAACACTTTTGGGCCGCCAAAGGTACAAAGAGCAAAGCAAGGGTGGAGCAAAATGCATTTATCCAATGACTTTTATGTATAAAACACATAAAGAATGTAGTATGGAATATTAAGAGAAAACAAAGGCATGACGCTAACTGTAAAGCCCAATAATTCTCAAACGTCACACATACGAAAAATACAATTTAGTGATTTACCAAACAAAAATGTGTGGTTATTTAAGAAATGCTAGAAAGATTTTCTATACTTTCTTTTATGTttagattttatttgttagtCTGTATGACAGCTTGTATAGTGTATAGCTGCAAATATTGTTGGCAAAAAAATAGTGCAAGTGCGAGGCCAATTGTGGCGGACACTCTATGTGCATGAGAAAGCACTTTTAAAATTCATTAAATAAACAGTGGCTTAACATGAGAAATACTACCTCTGTCCCACAAAAAGTGGGTCTTTCACTTTTTTTAATTTTGCTTAATTTTTAGGCAAAAATGAAAACTGAAAGACACACTTTttatgggacggagggagtattatcgTCAGGATTAATCACCACACACGTGGAAGAATATAAGATTTTGCAATAGTGTAACTGCATTGAAGGACTAGACACTTAGATTTTTCAGAGTCCTAAGAAAAGCTTTGAGAGAAGTATCCAGGCTCAAAAATGATCTGATATTGATATTCCCTGCATTGACACTCCTAACACTTTTGTTGTGTTCAATTCAGCTATTCAATAAACTCTAACTTCGGCATATTTTTTGCAAGTAATGACTGCTAAAATAACCCTAGAAACTCCTTAGCTTCTACTTCAACTATTTCAGAAGAGCGCATATAGCCTGCACTTATGGCTGAGTTGATAGCTAGATTTTCAGCTGTGACATAAAAAGCCTTTCTCTGACTCTAACTAAATATTTTAGTAAAACATTATAGGTTCACTACTGACCCTCCATTAACCTCTCTGAATACAACTTCTAGCTTTACCTGAATTTTAATAAGAGCTCATGCACAATGCTGCTAAAAGAAGTAGTGACACCTTAACCTAAACAGAAAGGCTCTCCAGTCAATCAACTTATGCTCACGAAAATGTCATAGCTAGATTTTCAGCTGTGACATTAAGCCTGTCTCTGACTCTAACTAAATATTTTAGTAAAACACTATAGGTCCACTACTGACCCTCCATTACACCTCCGGGAATAACACTTTCTAGCTTTACCTGAGTTTCAATAAAAGCTCATGCACAATACTGCTAAAAAGAGTAGCGACACCATGCCCTAAACAGAAAGACTCCAGTCAATCAACTTATGCTCACTGTAGTGACTCAAAGCTGATGCTCTTTTTTGCCTTTTCACGTCTTGGGTACAGACATACAGTGAACATATGATGAACAATTAGAATAAGTATACGATGAACAAAGACGAACTAATGAGAAGAAGAGACATAGGAGGAAAGGGAGAAAAATAAAGTGGAAGGAGAACAATGATTAGGGTTCCAAAAAAGAATGCTTGTGGTTTTGCTGCAAGCGAAAATGCGTGGGTGTTGAATAGCTATGAGGACAATACAAAAACATAAGCATTTTTTTTCAGAACCCTAATTGCTATTCTCCTTCCAATTTTTTATTCTCCACGTTCTCCTATCCGTCTTTCTCAGGATTTCTTCTTTGTTCATCATATATTTTGGTCTACTATTCTACTCTTATACAACAAGCAAAAACAA
This DNA window, taken from Papaver somniferum cultivar HN1 chromosome 3, ASM357369v1, whole genome shotgun sequence, encodes the following:
- the LOC113358081 gene encoding probable serine/threonine-protein kinase samkC → MVVALGPGKFYGSSLPRPRMMLMNRSAAEEDIYTKARVDPPLGVMDPLLSWAHEAHWSMGGLSFNRLKLQGKIEGNVKKLRSQQKKKLLAIKKSLENSDSKKTTPVRVSDLHHSSSPSSASPSPSPPPAPAATKRRRRLALLLDDDEEYDVNHVNKSSDPVDVSEINRSSTRRLFGGESKPKRARKLVDDFDRVASSESESSPNPIQSSPSPDRSSPNTKKNQSITKGGRTISSRTRNARQISPGKEAVEEETTPAIVASPSKKVQDLSKKRVLRSKSKANDVPSDASKKNSKNKSMVTPSPPAKKVRTSSRLRSSPAI